A window of Vicinamibacterales bacterium genomic DNA:
GCTTCGTCGGTGGTGCGCGAGCTTCGCGCCGAGCCTGACAAGGGCATTCCTGATGGGCTCTGGAGCCGCGCCGAGTGTGTCGCGGTGATTCCCAACCTGAAGAAAGCGGCGTTCATGGTGGGTGGGGAGTTCGGTAAGGGCGTGCTCAGCTGTCACAGCGGAGCCGGCTGGAGCGCGCCGGTCTTCGTCGAAATCGAAAAGGGCAGCATGGGCTTCCAGATCGGTGGGGAGCAGGTGGATCTGGTGCTGCTCGTCATGAACAAGGGTGGCATCGAGAAGATGCTGCAGGACAAGGTCAACCTCGGCGGTGACGCCGCGGTCGCGGCCGGTCCCGTGGGCCGCATGGCGTCGGCCAGTACCGACGCGCAGTTGCACGCCGGCATCCTGGCGTATTCGCGAACGCAGGGCGCGTATGCGGGGATCGACATCTCGGGCGGCGTGCTTCGTCCCGACAAGAGCGCGAATCAGAACGCGTACGGCACGACCATGACTCCCAGGGATGTGCTGGCGAAGGCCGACGTGGTGGCTCCGCCGCCAGCTCGGGCGTTCGTGCAGACGCTGCAGCAGGAGACGCGCGCAACGACCGGACGCCGGTAGTTGACCGTGCGTGGTTGGGGTGTTAGTATGAGAACTTCTCTGACGCGGGGTGGAGCAGCCCGGTAGCTCGTTGGGCTCATAACCCAAAGGTCGCAGGTTCAAATCCTGCCCCCGCAACCA
This region includes:
- a CDS encoding lipid-binding SYLF domain-containing protein, with the translated sequence MRHVIAVSTSVLLLSAIVGAADLSSSETKRLEEASSVVRELRAEPDKGIPDGLWSRAECVAVIPNLKKAAFMVGGEFGKGVLSCHSGAGWSAPVFVEIEKGSMGFQIGGEQVDLVLLVMNKGGIEKMLQDKVNLGGDAAVAAGPVGRMASASTDAQLHAGILAYSRTQGAYAGIDISGGVLRPDKSANQNAYGTTMTPRDVLAKADVVAPPPARAFVQTLQQETRATTGRR